GAGTGGCTCGCGATCAACTGTTCTGCGAGGAGATCTCCTCTCCCCCTTACCACTCTCCTACGCAACAACCCGGCGTTGCAGGGGCGTAACGGCGGCCCTAACCTCCGCTTCTTTTCCCGGGGTGGGGTGACATGGCGTATAATGAATTCGGCTCGGACTCGCCGGGGGGCGGGGTGCGGGCGGTGAATGCGAGCCAGCTGGCGCTGCCGGTGCAGGACGAGGACGTTGCGACCTTGCGGCGGCTGATCGTCAACAAGCTGGCCTATTCGGTCGGCAAGGATCCGATCGCGGCGCGCGAGCATGACTGGTTCCTGGCCACCGCGCTGGCGGTACGCGACCGGGTGATCGAGCGCTGGATGACCTCGACCCGCGCCACCAAGGCCGAGAAGAAGAAGCGGGTTTATTATCTCAGCCTCGAATTCCTGATCGGCCGCTCGCTCGTCGACAGCCTCCACAATCTCGGCCTGACCGAGACGATGCGGACGGCCCTGGGCGAGCTCGGCGTCGACCTCGAAGCTCTGCGCGGGCTCGAGCCCGATCCCGCGCTCGGCAATGGCGGCCTCGGCCGGCTCGCCGCCTGCTACATGGACTCGATGGCGAGCCTCGCCATTCCCGCCCACGGCTACGGCATACGCTACGAGAACGGCCTGTTCCGGCAGGTGATCAAGGACGGAATCCAGCAGGAATTTCCGGACACCTGGCTCGAGCATCGCAATCCGTGGGAGTTCGAGCGGCCCGAAGTCGCCTATCCGATCGGATTCGGCGGCAGCGTCCAGGCGCTCGCGGAGAATGACGGCCATGCTGCGCTCTGGCGCCCGGCCGAAATCGTCGACGCGATCGCCTTCGACACGCCGGTGGTCGGCTGGCGCGGACGGCACGTCAACACCTTGCGTCTGTGGTCGGCGCGGGCGCCCGATCCGCTACGGCTCGACACGTTCAACCGTGGCGATCATCTCGGCGCCCTCGCCGCCCGCGGCCGCGCGGAGGCGATCACCCAGGTTCTCTATCCCTCGGACGAGAGCGAGGCGGGCCAGGAGCTGCGGCTCCGCCAGGAATATTTCTTCGCTTCGGCCTCGATCCAGGACCTGCTGCGCCGGCACCTGGAAGCGGCGTCGCTCGAGACGCTGCCCGAATGCGTCGCGATCCAGCTCAACGACACCCACCCGGCGATCGGCGTCGCCGAGATGATGCGGCTGCTCGTCGACGTTCATCACATGGCCTGGGAAAAAGCCTGGACGATCACCCAGGGTGTCTTCTCCTACACCAATCACACCCTGCTGCCGGAGGCGCTCGAGAGCTGGCCGGTGCCGCTGATGGAGCGGCTGCTGCCGCGCCACATGCAGATCATCTATCTGATCAACGCGCTGCATCTCGATCGTCTGGCCGAGGCCGGGAAGAGCGACCCCGCTCTGCTTGCCAGCGTCTCGCTGATCGACGAGCACGGCCCGCGCCGGGTGCGGATGGGTGCCCTGAGCTTCCTCGGCTCGCACCGGGTCAACGGCGTCTCGGCCCTGCACACCGGGCTGATGAAGGAAACCGTGTTCCGGGACTTCCATGCCTTGTACCCGGACCGGATCGTCAACAAGACCAACGGCATCACCTTCCGCCGCTGGCTGCACGAAGCCAATCCCGGGCTGACCACGCTGCTGGTCGACGTCGCCGGCCCGACCGTGCTCGATAATCCCGAAGGCCTCGCACTGCTCGCCGCGCACAGCGGCGACAGCGCGCTGCACGAGCGGCTGTCTGCGGTGCGCCGCACCAACAAGGAGAGGCTCGGCCGCATCGTCGAGGAGCGGACCGGCGTGCGGGTCGATCCCGACGCGCTGTTCGACGTCCAGATCAAGCGCATCCACGAATATAAGCGCCAGCTGCTCAACATCCTCGAGACGGTGGCGCTCTACGCGGCGATGCGCGCCCATCCGACCAGCGAGTGGACGCCGCGGGTCAAGATCTTCGCCGGCAAGGCGGCACCGAGCTACCACCGCGCGAAACTGATCATCCGGTTGATCAACGACGTTGCCCAGGTGGTGAATGCCGACGCGACCCTGCGGGGACGGCTGAAGATCGCCTTCCTGCCCAATTACAATGTCAGCCTCGCCGAGCGGATCATCCCCGCCTCCGATCTTTCGGAGCAGATTTCGACCGCCGGCATGGAAGCTTCGGGCACCGGCAACATGAAGCTGGCGCTCAATGGCGCGCTCACCATCGGGACGCTCGACGGCGCCAATATCGAAATCCTGGAGCGCGTCGGCGCCGACAATATCTTCATCTTCGGCATGACCGCCGCAGAGGTCGAAGCGCGGCGCGCCGCCGGTCTCGACATGGCCGAGACGATCGCGGCCTCGCCGATGCTGGCGCAGGCCCTCGAGGAATTGCGGTCCGGCCGCTTCTCGCCGGGCGAGGCGGATCGCTATCGCAGCCTGGTCGACGATCTCACGGACCGCGACTATTTTCTGGTCTCGGCGGATTTCGACGCCTACGCCCAGGCGCAGGCCGAGGTCGCGGCGCGCTGGCGCGACCCCGCCTTCTGGTGGAGAAGCGCCCTGTTGAACATTGGCGGGGTCAGTTGGTTCTCCTCGGATCGGGCAATCCGGGAATATGCGGAGGACATCTGGAACGTACCGCTAGCAAGATAGAGACGGCGCCGGTTTCGCGGCGCGTCTCGGACGCCGAGGTGGCCGCCGTCGCGGCCGCCCGTCATGCCGATCCGTTCGCGATCCTGGGGCCGCATCGACAGGACGACGGTACCCTCGTTCGGGCGTTCGTTCCCGGTGCCGAGCAGCTCGAACTGATCGACGCCAAAGGCAAAGTCCTCGCCGAGGCCGCGCGGATCCATGAAGACGGCTTCTTCGAGGGGCTGGTCTCCGGCGAATTGCCGACGTATCGGTTCCGCGCCACCCGGGGCGCGGAGAGTTGGGAACAGGCCGACGCCTATCGCTTCGGCCCCGTGCTGGGGCCGCTTGACGATCATCTCGTCGGCGAAGGCGCACACCGGCGGCTATGGGAGAAACTCGGCGCCCACCCGATCGTGCATGAAGGCGCCGAGGGCGTCGCCTTCGCGGTCTGGGCGCCCAACGCACGCCGGGTCGCCGTGGTCGGCGATTTCAACCGCTGGGACGGCCGCCGTCACCCGATGCGCAAGCGTGTCGACAGCGGCATCTGGGAAATCTTCATCCCCGAGCTCGGCGCCGGTGAAGGCTACAAATACGAGATCATCGGGCCCGGCGGCGAATTGCTGCCGCTGAAGGCCGATCCGGTCGGCTTCGGATCGGAATTGCGGCCCGGCACCGCCTCGGTGGTCGAGCGGCTCGACGGCCTGCCCGACGTTCGTGCGGACTATTCGAGCAGCGGCGACCTTCGCCGCGAGCCGATGTCGATCTACGAAGTCCATCTCGGCTCGTGGCAGCGCCGGCCCGACGGCCGCTTCAATTCCTACGATGACATCGCCGACCGGCTGATCCCCTATGTCGCGGAACTCGGCTTCACCCATATCGAGCTGCTGCCGATCTCCGAGCATCCGCTCGACGACAGCTGGGGCTACCAGCCGATCGGCATGTTCGCGCCGACCCGCCGCTTCGGCGAACCGGCCGGATTCGCGCGACTGGTCCGCCGTGCGCACGAGGCTAGCATCGGCGTGCTGCTCGACTGGGTTCCGGCGCATTTCCCGTGCGACGTCCATGGCCTGTCGCGTTTCGACGGTACCCACCTTTACGAACATCCCGATCCGCGGCGCGGTTTCCACCCCGATTGGGGCACGGCAATCTACAATTTCGGGCGGCGTGAAGTCGTCAATTATCTGATTGCCAATGCTCTCTACTGGCTGGAGGTGTTCGGCATCGACGGCCTGCGCGTCGATGCGGTCGCCTCGATGCTCTACCTCGATTATTCGCGAGAGGCGGGGCAGTGGATCCCCAATGCCGAGGGCGGGCGCGAAAATCGGGAGGCGGAGAGCTTCCTGCGCGAACTGAACACGATCCTCTACGGCGCCTTTCCCGACCGCTTCACCGTTGCCGAGGAATCGACTGCCTGGCCCGGCGTCTCCGCCCCGGTCCATGGCGGCGGGCTCGGTTTCGGCTTCAAGTGGAACATGGGCTGGATGAACGACACGCTGGACTACATGGCGCGGGAGCCGGTCCACAGGCGCTTCCACCATCACCAGCTCACCTTCGGCCTCCACTACGCCTTCTCGGAGAATTTCATCCTGCCGCTCAGCCACGACGAGGTCGTGCACGGCAAGAAA
The nucleotide sequence above comes from Sphingosinicella sp. BN140058. Encoded proteins:
- the glgB gene encoding 1,4-alpha-glucan branching protein GlgB — encoded protein: MAAVAAARHADPFAILGPHRQDDGTLVRAFVPGAEQLELIDAKGKVLAEAARIHEDGFFEGLVSGELPTYRFRATRGAESWEQADAYRFGPVLGPLDDHLVGEGAHRRLWEKLGAHPIVHEGAEGVAFAVWAPNARRVAVVGDFNRWDGRRHPMRKRVDSGIWEIFIPELGAGEGYKYEIIGPGGELLPLKADPVGFGSELRPGTASVVERLDGLPDVRADYSSSGDLRREPMSIYEVHLGSWQRRPDGRFNSYDDIADRLIPYVAELGFTHIELLPISEHPLDDSWGYQPIGMFAPTRRFGEPAGFARLVRRAHEASIGVLLDWVPAHFPCDVHGLSRFDGTHLYEHPDPRRGFHPDWGTAIYNFGRREVVNYLIANALYWLEVFGIDGLRVDAVASMLYLDYSREAGQWIPNAEGGRENREAESFLRELNTILYGAFPDRFTVAEESTAWPGVSAPVHGGGLGFGFKWNMGWMNDTLDYMAREPVHRRFHHHQLTFGLHYAFSENFILPLSHDEVVHGKKSIVGRMPGDLWQKFANARAYYGFMWGHPGKKLLFMGQEFGQLKEWAFGTELDWHVLADPLHAGLKNAVAALNRLHRSVPALHRRDSEADGFRWIVADDADQSVIAWLRFGDEGDPPVAVISNMTPVQRHAYRIGLPVAGRWSEIFNSDAHEYGGSGMGNLGAVNATEQPAHGYPASVELVLPPLSTLYLKLGE
- a CDS encoding glycogen/starch/alpha-glucan phosphorylase — encoded protein: MAYNEFGSDSPGGGVRAVNASQLALPVQDEDVATLRRLIVNKLAYSVGKDPIAAREHDWFLATALAVRDRVIERWMTSTRATKAEKKKRVYYLSLEFLIGRSLVDSLHNLGLTETMRTALGELGVDLEALRGLEPDPALGNGGLGRLAACYMDSMASLAIPAHGYGIRYENGLFRQVIKDGIQQEFPDTWLEHRNPWEFERPEVAYPIGFGGSVQALAENDGHAALWRPAEIVDAIAFDTPVVGWRGRHVNTLRLWSARAPDPLRLDTFNRGDHLGALAARGRAEAITQVLYPSDESEAGQELRLRQEYFFASASIQDLLRRHLEAASLETLPECVAIQLNDTHPAIGVAEMMRLLVDVHHMAWEKAWTITQGVFSYTNHTLLPEALESWPVPLMERLLPRHMQIIYLINALHLDRLAEAGKSDPALLASVSLIDEHGPRRVRMGALSFLGSHRVNGVSALHTGLMKETVFRDFHALYPDRIVNKTNGITFRRWLHEANPGLTTLLVDVAGPTVLDNPEGLALLAAHSGDSALHERLSAVRRTNKERLGRIVEERTGVRVDPDALFDVQIKRIHEYKRQLLNILETVALYAAMRAHPTSEWTPRVKIFAGKAAPSYHRAKLIIRLINDVAQVVNADATLRGRLKIAFLPNYNVSLAERIIPASDLSEQISTAGMEASGTGNMKLALNGALTIGTLDGANIEILERVGADNIFIFGMTAAEVEARRAAGLDMAETIAASPMLAQALEELRSGRFSPGEADRYRSLVDDLTDRDYFLVSADFDAYAQAQAEVAARWRDPAFWWRSALLNIGGVSWFSSDRAIREYAEDIWNVPLAR